In Besnoitia besnoiti strain Bb-Ger1 chromosome IX, whole genome shotgun sequence, a single genomic region encodes these proteins:
- a CDS encoding putative chorismate synthase (encoded by transcript BESB_013600) codes for MSSFGAALRVSTFGESHGSAVGCIIDGLPPRLPLSVEDVQPQLNRRRPGQGPVSTQRAERDRAHILSGVEDGYTLGSPVAILVWNEDRRPEDYGGLCTLPRPGHGDFAYHAKYHIHARSGGGRSSARETLARVAAGAVVEKWLRRDYGTTVTAWVCQVGDVAVPDALRRKWRQTPPTREAVDSLGRVRVSLDGATYLDAEGRLYDAEGQAITQQDEIARRRRLFGRTAGAPAEGETVVDTRCPCASTAVKMVIKIKQIRELGDSIGGCVSCAIVQPPVGLGEPCFDKVEAELAKAMMSLPATKGFEIGQGFASVTMRGSEHNDPFVPTAMTARRTPQLVASPDPPPCCSPAQASTSAPRSPRCPLPSGAELRLRCGSNNAGGTLAGITSGENILFRVAFKPVSSIGMVQETADFTGEVQQLAVKGRHDPCVLPRAPPLVESMAALVVGDLCMRQRAREGPQPLFVLRPEDGRSTC; via the exons ATGTCCTCATTCGGGGCCGCTCTGCGGGTCAGCACTTTCGGCGAGTCTCACGGCTCGGCCGTCGGGTGCATCATCGacgggctgccgccgcggctgccgctgtcaGTCGAAGATGTCCAGCCGCAGCTAAACCGACGCAGACCTGGTCAGGGTCCTGTCTCGACTCAACGAGCAGAAAGAGATCGGGCGCACATCCTCTCTGGCGTAGAGGACGGATACACGCTCG GCTCGCCTGTGGCGATTCTCGTGTGGAACGAGGATCGCCGCCCGGAGGACTATggcggcctctgcacgcTCCCGCGGCCTGGCCACGGCGACTTCGCCTACCATGCCAAGTACCACATCCACgcgaggagcggcggcggccgaagcagcgcgcgagagactctggcgcgagtcgccgcgggcgcggtaGTAGAGAAGTGGCTGCGCAGGGACTACGGCACGACCGTCACGGCGTGGGTCTGCCAG GTAGGCGACGTGGCGGTGCccgacgcgctgcgccggaagtggcggcagacgcctccaACTCGTGAGGCTGTGGACAGCCTCGGCCGAGTTCGGGTCAGCCTCGACGGCGCCACCTACCTCGATGCGGAGGGGCGCCTCTACGACGCGGAGGGACAGGCGATCACTCAGCAGGACGAaatcgcgcgccgccgccggctcttCGGGCGCACTGCTGGGGCGccagcggaaggcgagacggTCGTCGATACCAGGTGCCCGTGCGCCTCCACAGCGGTGAAAATGGTCATCAAGATCAAACAG ATTCGAGAGCTGGGGGATTCGATCGGCGGgtgcgtctcctgcgcaATCGTACAGCCGCCAGTAGGCCTTG GCGAGCCGTGTTTCGATAAAGTGGAGGCAGAACTGGCGAAGGCAATGATGTCGCTGCCTGCTACGAAAGGATTCGAG ATAGGTCAGGGGTTTGCCAGTGTCACGATGCGAGGCAGTGAGCACAACGACCCGTTCGTCCCCACCGCCATGACGGCCCGCCGCACGCCTCAGCTGGTCGCTTCGCCAGACCCCCCGCCGTGTTGCTCACCGGCGCAGGCAAGCACGTCGGCGCCACGCTCTCCACGGTGTCCGCTCCCTTCCGGGGCGGAgctccgtctccgctgtgGAAGCAACAACGCAGGCGGGACTCTTGCGGGAATCACATCAG GCGAGAATATTCTGTTTCGGGTTGCCTTCAAGCCTGTCTCCTCCATCGGCATGGtgcaggagacagcggatTTTACTGGTGAAGTGCAACAGCTCGCGGTGAAAG GTCGTCACGATCCCTGCGTcctgccgcgagcgcctcctctggtCGAGAGCATGGCTGCGCTG GTGGTTGGAgacctctgcatgcggcagcgTGCTCGGGAGGGCCCTCAGCCGCTCTTCGTTCTGCGCCCGGAAGACGGCAGGTCTACCTGCTGA